In Longimicrobium terrae, the following proteins share a genomic window:
- a CDS encoding cyclase family protein — translation MCCPELVRSIPSDPAPPRGPAQGALSIAPGALARLRGVCDLTHPLTPDFPVFPAYKPFRATPLFGVARDGFYAQELCFAEHTGTHLDAPAHFYADGGGTDSVSVADLIAPLAVVSIADRAARDEDTLLSVDDLLAYERRHGRIPPRAVVALHSGWESRLAEPGRFLNADASGTMHAPGFSREAAEWLVHERDVAAAATDTLSLDFGPSQTYDAHLVLLGAGRYGLENVASLDRVPPSGAVLVVGGPAHRGGSGGPARLLALY, via the coding sequence ATGTGCTGCCCCGAGCTGGTCCGCTCCATCCCGTCCGATCCGGCGCCCCCGCGCGGCCCCGCGCAGGGTGCGCTCTCCATCGCGCCCGGCGCGCTGGCCCGGCTGCGCGGCGTGTGCGACCTCACGCATCCGCTTACGCCGGACTTTCCCGTCTTCCCCGCGTACAAACCGTTCCGGGCCACGCCGCTGTTCGGTGTCGCGCGGGACGGCTTCTACGCGCAGGAACTCTGCTTCGCGGAGCACACGGGAACGCACCTCGATGCTCCAGCGCACTTCTACGCGGACGGCGGCGGCACGGACAGCGTTTCCGTCGCGGACCTGATTGCCCCGCTGGCCGTGGTGTCCATTGCCGACCGCGCCGCGCGGGACGAGGACACGCTGCTGTCGGTGGATGACCTGCTGGCGTACGAGCGGCGCCACGGCCGCATTCCGCCGCGCGCCGTGGTGGCCCTGCACAGCGGATGGGAGTCGCGGCTGGCGGAGCCCGGACGCTTTCTGAACGCCGACGCGTCCGGGACGATGCACGCGCCCGGCTTCAGCCGCGAAGCGGCGGAGTGGCTGGTGCACGAGCGCGACGTGGCCGCCGCGGCCACGGACACGCTCAGCCTGGACTTCGGCCCGTCGCAGACGTACGACGCGCACCTCGTTCTGCTGGGCGCCGGGCGCTACGGGCTGGAGAACGTGGCCAGCCTGGACCGTGTTCCGCCCTCCGGCGCGGTGCTCGTGGTGGGCGGGCCGGCGCACCGCGGCGGGTCCGGCGGTCCCGCGCGGCTCCTCGCCCTGTACTGA
- a CDS encoding GNAT family N-acetyltransferase — translation MLPDAITLPTLECERLRLRWLTPDDLPALFAVFGDPEVCRYWSRPAMLDVAEAAGLRDQIVSLFTQRSLFQWGIALRESDEVIGTCTLAGLDEPHHRASVGYALARAHWGRGYAGEALPRLVRFAFDELNLRRLEADVDPRNLASIRALERAGFMREGYQRERYHVNGEIQDTVLFGLLRREWREVGLDRPVSAPDT, via the coding sequence ATGCTCCCCGACGCCATCACCCTGCCCACGCTGGAGTGCGAACGACTGCGGCTGCGCTGGCTCACCCCGGACGACCTACCCGCCCTCTTCGCGGTGTTCGGAGACCCGGAGGTGTGCCGCTACTGGAGCCGCCCCGCGATGCTGGACGTGGCCGAGGCCGCCGGCCTCCGCGACCAGATTGTCTCGCTCTTCACCCAGCGCTCGCTGTTTCAGTGGGGAATCGCACTGCGGGAAAGCGACGAGGTGATCGGCACGTGCACGCTGGCCGGGCTGGATGAACCGCACCATCGAGCGTCCGTGGGCTACGCGCTGGCCCGCGCGCACTGGGGCCGCGGCTACGCGGGCGAGGCGCTGCCGCGGCTGGTGCGGTTCGCCTTTGATGAACTGAACCTGCGGCGGCTGGAGGCGGACGTGGATCCCCGCAACCTGGCCAGCATCCGCGCGCTGGAGCGCGCCGGCTTCATGCGCGAGGGCTACCAGCGCGAGCGCTACCACGTGAACGGCGAGATCCAGGACACCGTGCTGTTCGGCCTGCTGCGCCGCGAGTGGCGGGAAGTCGGTCTGGACCGCCCGGTCTCCGCCCCCGACACCTGA
- a CDS encoding nuclear transport factor 2 family protein — protein sequence MRISLLALVLLCSTAAHAQSGAAPLTTDPLSVVRENVAAQSAHDLDRFLATFADTVEYHIQKTGPVRDSVNVVLHHELRSGYGQVFKDMPDTRFEILDEMVSGSIVVTTERITGFPGYASLTGVAVYRVRNGRIDALWTFSTGENPGF from the coding sequence ATGCGTATCTCGCTCCTGGCGCTCGTGCTCCTCTGCTCTACTGCCGCACACGCCCAGTCGGGGGCGGCACCGCTCACAACCGACCCGCTCAGCGTCGTGCGCGAGAACGTGGCGGCGCAGAGTGCGCACGATCTCGACCGCTTTCTTGCGACGTTCGCGGATACCGTCGAGTACCACATTCAGAAAACCGGCCCCGTCCGCGACAGCGTGAACGTGGTGCTGCACCACGAACTGCGGTCCGGGTACGGGCAGGTTTTCAAGGACATGCCAGACACGCGGTTCGAGATCCTGGACGAGATGGTGTCGGGATCCATCGTCGTCACCACGGAGCGAATCACGGGCTTTCCGGGATATGCGTCCCTCACCGGAGTAGCAGTCTACCGGGTGCGGAACGGCCGGATCGATGCGCTGTGGACTTTTTCCACAGGGGAGAATCCGGGCTTCTGA
- a CDS encoding gamma-glutamylcyclotransferase: MHFPPENGSESPAHLFVYGTLRPDADGPMHRLLAYAARRVGPATAAGALYDVGPYPAAVPSAAGRIRGELLALNPPAAPLLAALDAYEGFSPADPAASLYVRSTVTVRLDDGGDAASWVYWYARPVDGLKLIASGDWMRR, encoded by the coding sequence GTGCACTTCCCCCCGGAGAACGGAAGCGAATCACCCGCGCACCTGTTCGTGTACGGAACGCTGCGCCCGGACGCAGACGGCCCCATGCACCGCCTGCTGGCCTACGCGGCCCGGCGCGTCGGCCCGGCCACGGCGGCTGGTGCGCTGTACGACGTGGGCCCCTATCCCGCCGCCGTCCCGTCCGCCGCCGGCCGCATCCGCGGCGAACTGCTCGCGCTGAACCCGCCCGCCGCGCCCCTGCTCGCCGCGCTGGACGCGTACGAAGGCTTCAGCCCCGCCGATCCGGCGGCCTCGCTCTACGTCCGTTCCACCGTCACCGTCCGGTTGGACGATGGCGGTGACGCGGCATCATGGGTCTACTGGTACGCCCGCCCGGTGGACGGACTGAAGCTGATCGCGTCCGGAGACTGGATGCGCCGCTAG
- a CDS encoding PIN domain-containing protein — translation MIYVLDSSAMIAYLNKESGGEIVRGIIQDPGATCLAHALNLCEVYYDAHRQSGEAMAESMLAELAADGVIERSDLDSDFWRNVGQMKSRLRRISLADACGVALTQRAAGHFVTSDHHELDRVASAGACSILFIR, via the coding sequence TTGATCTACGTTCTCGATTCTTCCGCGATGATCGCATACCTGAACAAAGAGAGTGGTGGTGAGATCGTAAGAGGTATCATTCAGGACCCCGGAGCCACATGCCTGGCCCACGCGCTCAACCTCTGTGAAGTCTACTACGATGCACACCGTCAGTCGGGTGAAGCCATGGCGGAGAGCATGTTGGCGGAACTGGCCGCGGACGGGGTGATCGAGCGCAGCGATCTGGATTCTGATTTCTGGCGGAACGTGGGGCAGATGAAGAGCCGCTTGCGGCGGATCTCTCTGGCTGATGCATGCGGGGTGGCACTCACGCAGCGCGCGGCGGGGCACTTCGTAACGTCGGATCACCACGAACTCGACCGGGTCGCGTCGGCGGGGGCGTGTTCGATCCTGTTCATCCGATGA
- the aceB gene encoding malate synthase A — translation MAAGTELAGEQEQEQAQGVQVLADGNGIGAHVLTPQALQFVADLHRRFNPVRMELLSERDRRQAWLDEDGDPGFLEETAHVREGGWKVAPCPPDLQDRRVEITGPTDAKMVINALNSGASCFMADFEDALSPTWTNVLQGQANLMDAVRRTLSLDAGGKQYRLNEQTAVLMVRPRGWHLTERHVMVDGTPVSASLFDFGLYFFHNARELVDRGTGPYFYLPKLESHREARLWNDVFNAAQDALGIPRGTIRATVLIETILAAFEMDEILYELRDHSAGLNAGRWDYIFSIIKKFRNRGDFVLPDRVQVTMTVPFMKCYAELLVRTCHRRGAHAMGGMAAFIPSRRDAEVNERALAKVREDKSREAGQGFDGTWVAHPDLVAVARAEFDKVLGDRPNQTDKPLEEVNVAASALLETGIVGGQVTEEGARLNVNVALQYIEAWLQGNGAVGIHNLMEDAATAEISRAQLWQWIRHRTPILNDGDGDGFFTPDDYTRIRDAEVDALRAGREDARHLEAACRLLDDLVLNAEFTAFLTLPAYALLD, via the coding sequence ATGGCGGCAGGGACGGAACTCGCAGGCGAGCAGGAGCAGGAGCAGGCCCAGGGCGTACAGGTGCTGGCGGATGGAAACGGCATCGGTGCGCACGTGCTCACCCCGCAGGCGCTGCAGTTTGTCGCGGACCTTCACCGGCGCTTCAACCCCGTGCGCATGGAGCTGCTTTCCGAGCGCGACCGGCGGCAGGCCTGGCTGGACGAGGACGGCGACCCCGGCTTCCTGGAAGAGACGGCCCACGTCCGCGAGGGCGGCTGGAAGGTCGCCCCGTGCCCGCCGGACCTGCAGGACCGGCGGGTGGAGATCACGGGTCCCACGGACGCCAAGATGGTGATCAACGCCCTGAACTCGGGCGCCAGCTGCTTCATGGCCGACTTCGAGGACGCGCTTTCGCCCACGTGGACCAACGTGCTTCAGGGCCAGGCCAACCTGATGGACGCCGTGCGCCGCACCCTTTCACTGGACGCCGGCGGCAAGCAGTACCGGCTCAACGAACAGACGGCCGTGCTCATGGTGCGGCCGCGCGGATGGCACCTGACGGAGCGCCACGTGATGGTGGACGGAACGCCCGTCAGCGCGTCGCTCTTTGACTTCGGTCTGTACTTCTTTCACAACGCGCGCGAGCTGGTGGACCGCGGCACCGGGCCGTACTTCTACCTGCCCAAGCTGGAAAGCCATCGGGAAGCGCGGCTGTGGAACGATGTCTTCAACGCCGCGCAGGACGCGCTGGGCATTCCGCGGGGGACGATCCGCGCCACCGTGCTCATCGAAACGATCCTGGCCGCGTTCGAGATGGACGAGATCCTGTACGAACTGCGCGACCATTCCGCCGGTCTCAACGCCGGACGGTGGGACTACATCTTCAGCATCATCAAGAAGTTCCGGAACCGGGGCGACTTCGTCCTCCCGGACCGGGTGCAGGTGACGATGACCGTGCCCTTCATGAAGTGCTACGCCGAGCTGCTGGTGCGCACCTGCCACCGCCGCGGCGCGCACGCCATGGGCGGCATGGCGGCCTTCATTCCCAGCCGGCGCGACGCGGAGGTCAACGAGCGCGCCCTGGCCAAGGTGCGCGAGGACAAGAGCCGCGAGGCCGGACAGGGCTTCGACGGCACCTGGGTGGCGCACCCGGACCTGGTGGCCGTGGCCAGGGCGGAGTTCGACAAGGTGCTGGGCGACCGGCCCAACCAGACGGACAAGCCGCTCGAAGAGGTGAACGTGGCCGCTTCGGCGCTGCTGGAAACGGGGATCGTGGGCGGACAGGTGACGGAAGAGGGCGCGCGCCTGAACGTGAACGTGGCTTTGCAGTACATTGAGGCGTGGCTGCAGGGCAACGGCGCCGTCGGCATTCACAACCTGATGGAAGACGCCGCCACGGCCGAGATCAGCCGCGCGCAGCTGTGGCAGTGGATCCGCCACCGCACGCCGATTCTGAACGACGGCGACGGCGACGGGTTCTTTACGCCCGACGACTACACGCGCATCCGCGACGCCGAGGTGGATGCCCTGCGCGCCGGCCGCGAGGACGCGCGCCACCTGGAAGCCGCCTGCAGGCTGCTGGACGACCTGGTGCTGAACGCCGAGTTCACCGCCTTCCTGACCCTTCCCGCGTACGCGCTCCTGGACTGA
- the aceA gene encoding isocitrate lyase, with amino-acid sequence MAQNQGQQAAELQIRWETEARWEGITRPYSAEEVVRLRGSVVIEQTLARRGAERLWRQLHQPEAVRSFGALTGAQAVQMVKGGLQAIYLSGWQVAGDANLSGQTYPDQSLYPSNSVPAVVRRLNNALARADQVEWSENGEAQRDWFVPIVADAEAGFGGPLHGFELMRSMIEAGAAGVHFEDQLAAEKKCGHLGGKVLIPTSQFIRTLVAARLAADVLDVPSVIIARTDADSANLLTSDADPRDHEFITGDRTVEGYYRVNAGLDAAIARGKAYAPYADLLWCETSTPDLDEARRFAEAVHADFPGKMLAYNCSPSFNWSKRLDAHTIAKFQTELNAMGYKFQFITLAGWHLINLHTFELAQAYARDHMPAYVALQDREFALEPAGYTATKHQREVGAGYFDKVLMTVTGGEASTGALEGSTEQAQFA; translated from the coding sequence ATGGCGCAGAACCAGGGGCAGCAGGCGGCCGAGTTGCAGATCAGGTGGGAGACGGAAGCGCGCTGGGAAGGGATCACCCGCCCGTATTCCGCCGAAGAAGTGGTGCGGCTGCGCGGCTCGGTGGTGATTGAGCAGACGCTGGCCCGGCGCGGCGCGGAGCGCCTGTGGCGGCAGCTGCACCAGCCCGAGGCGGTGCGCTCGTTCGGCGCGCTGACGGGTGCGCAGGCGGTGCAGATGGTAAAGGGCGGGCTGCAGGCCATCTACCTTTCCGGCTGGCAGGTGGCGGGCGACGCCAACCTTTCCGGCCAGACGTACCCCGACCAGAGCCTGTACCCGTCCAACAGCGTTCCCGCCGTGGTCCGCCGGCTGAACAACGCGCTGGCCCGCGCGGACCAGGTGGAGTGGAGCGAGAACGGCGAGGCGCAGCGCGACTGGTTCGTGCCCATCGTGGCGGATGCCGAGGCGGGCTTCGGCGGGCCGCTGCACGGCTTCGAGCTGATGCGCAGCATGATCGAGGCGGGTGCGGCGGGCGTGCACTTCGAAGACCAGCTGGCGGCGGAAAAGAAGTGCGGCCACCTGGGCGGCAAGGTGCTCATCCCCACGTCGCAGTTCATCCGTACGCTGGTGGCGGCGCGGCTGGCGGCGGACGTGCTGGACGTGCCCTCCGTCATCATCGCGCGGACGGACGCGGACAGCGCCAACCTGCTGACGAGCGACGCGGACCCGCGCGACCACGAGTTCATCACCGGCGACCGCACGGTGGAGGGCTACTATCGCGTGAACGCCGGGCTGGACGCCGCCATCGCCCGCGGCAAGGCGTACGCGCCGTACGCAGACCTGCTGTGGTGCGAAACCAGCACCCCGGACCTGGACGAGGCGCGCCGCTTTGCCGAGGCGGTGCACGCGGATTTCCCGGGCAAGATGCTGGCGTACAACTGCTCGCCCTCGTTCAACTGGAGCAAGCGGCTGGACGCGCACACCATCGCCAAGTTCCAGACGGAGCTGAACGCGATGGGGTACAAGTTCCAGTTCATCACGCTGGCCGGCTGGCACCTGATCAACCTGCACACCTTTGAACTGGCGCAGGCCTATGCGCGGGACCACATGCCCGCCTACGTAGCCCTGCAGGACCGCGAGTTTGCGCTGGAGCCGGCGGGCTACACCGCCACCAAGCACCAGCGCGAGGTGGGCGCCGGGTACTTCGACAAGGTGCTGATGACCGTCACCGGCGGCGAGGCGAGCACCGGCGCGCTCGAGGGGAGCACCGAGCAGGCCCAGTTCGCCTGA